One genomic window of Diospyros lotus cultivar Yz01 chromosome 8, ASM1463336v1, whole genome shotgun sequence includes the following:
- the LOC127808451 gene encoding uncharacterized protein LOC127808451 isoform X6, which produces MASENEAAPLQKAIAGQVEPRFLSTTGDESIMLLVADVARTLPPLAVKDLLSIGVCVRCIFRLFGVSECFYSCSFLSPLILFAALGKVMGLDGVMGDNVSKANKEPSNQHSFGESELEPNPCRICLGILQFSYCDDKGTVVKRVCANDFAVLIAEVVKQEGHQIENFSLEISIPTTVMENEQAVRLYMKGKYDSESWLEKFLSEQISAKDFLKLSVTAPLEILLVISDSLRYSAGFAVSFHNVQMLKEPWKKLLIWIAMILQDTNSSLGSSFRIRLTYTHSEESIKVQSFTGKKECNKRRKIAGMEHSDSASSEENVSNRSFNGLHNHDSTDSQKFQFEKVCRLCCLTILCYRTPVYIGGRYLKYSRNVSQTRWIIDDERMGEASVEEIIACNILPICRGDSYKFHAAGREDIDVRMLGSGRPFLVEIQNARHVPSEMSIKEIEGKINSLEKKLVRVKNIKVLGSQGWSLMREGEAEKQKQYVALVWISQSLENDDLKTLSSLKDMGSIVRSSL; this is translated from the exons ATGGCCAGTGAGAACGAAGCAGCTCCTCTGCAGAAAGCTATCGCCGGCCAGGTCGAGCCGCGTTTTCTCTCCACCACTGGAGACGAATCGATAATGCTTCTTGTCGCTGACGTCGCCCGTACGTTGCCTCCGCTGGCTGTGAAGGACTTGCTATCCATCGGG GTATGTGTGCGGTGCATCTTTCGACTTTTTGGTGTTTCCGAGTGTTTTTACTCTTGCTCCTTCCTCTCACCATTAATCCTGTTTGCGGCTCTTGGAAAAGTAATGGGTTTAGATGGAGTTATGGGAGATAATGTTTCCAAAGCAAATAAGGAACCGAGTAATCAACATTCTTTTGGAGAATCAGAATTGGAGCCTAATCCATGCAGAATTTGTCTAGGCATCTTACAATTTTCTTATTGTGATGACAAAGGGACAGTTGTAAAAAGGGTTTGTGCCAACGACTTTGCTGTATTAATTGCTGAAGTGGTAAAGCAAGAAGGCCATCAGATTGaaaatttttctcttgaaatcTCTATACCAACTACTGTCATGGAGAATGAACAAGCAGTTcg gttGTATATGAAAGGGAAGTATGATTCTGAATCTTGGTTAGAGAAGTTTCTTTCTGAACAAATTTCTGCCAAAGATTTCTTGAAGTTATCTGTTACAGCTCCCTTAGAAATATTATTGGTAATTTCAGATTCCCTTCGCTATTCTGCTGGTTTTGCTGTCTCATTTCATAATGTACAAATGCTGAAAGAGCCATGGAAAAAGCTCCTTATTTGGATTGCAATGA TCTTGCAGGATACGAACTCTAGTCTTGGTAGCTCTTTTCGCATTCGTTTGACATATACCCACTCTGAGGAGTCAATAAAGGTTCAGTCTTTCACAGGGAAGAAAGAATGCAACAAGAGAAGGAAAATAG CTGGCATGGAGCATTCTGATTCTGCCAGCAGTGAAGAAAATGTGAGCAATAGGTCTTTCAATGGGTTGCACAATCACGACTCTACAGATTCTCAAAAATTCCAATTTGAGAAG GTCTGCCGACTCTGCTGTTTGACAATTCTTTGCTATAGGACTCCTGTCTACATTGGTGGGAGGTACCTGAAG TATTCACGCAATGTGAGTCAGACTCGTTGGATAATTGATGATGAGAGAATGGGAGAAGCATCTGTTGAG GAGATAATTGCCTGCAACATCCTTCCTATATGTCGGGGCGATAGTTACAAGTTCCATGCTGCTGGTAGAGAAGACATTGAT GTCCGCATGTTAGGCTCAGGTCGCCCTTTCTTAGTTGAGATTCAAAATGCACGCCATGTTCCTTCCGAGATGTCCATAAAAGAAATAGAAGGGAAAATAAATAGCCTGGAAAAGAAGCTG GTTAGAGTAAAAAATATCAAGGTCTTGGGTAGCCAGGGATGGAGCCTGATGCGTGAAGGAGAAGCAGAGAAACAG AAGCAATATGTTGCACTTGTTTGGATTTCACAGTCACTTGAGAATGATGACTTGAAGACCCTATCTTCACTAAAGGACATG
- the LOC127808451 gene encoding uncharacterized protein LOC127808451 isoform X5 produces the protein MASENEAAPLQKAIAGQVEPRFLSTTGDESIMLLVADVARTLPPLAVKDLLSIGVCVRCIFRLFGVSECFYSCSFLSPLILFAALGKVMGLDGVMGDNVSKANKEPSNQHSFGESELEPNPCRICLGILQFSYCDDKGTVVKRVCANDFAVLIAEVVKQEGHQIENFSLEISIPTTVMENEQAVRLYMKGKYDSESWLEKFLSEQISAKDFLKLSVTAPLEILLVISDSLRYSAGFAVSFHNVQMLKEPWKKLLIWIAMILQDTNSSLGSSFRIRLTYTHSEESIKVQSFTGKKECNKRRKIAGMEHSDSASSEENVSNRSFNGLHNHDSTDSQKFQFEKVCRLCCLTILCYRTPVYIGGRYLKYSRNVSQTRWIIDDERMGEASVEEIIACNILPICRGDSYKFHAAGREDIDVRMLGSGRPFLVEIQNARHVPSEMSIKEIEGKINSLEKKLVRVKNIKVLGSQGWSLMREGEAEKQKQYVALVWISQSLENDDLKTLSSLKDMDQGTGRTIGVSHRVTIILLCRWLA, from the exons ATGGCCAGTGAGAACGAAGCAGCTCCTCTGCAGAAAGCTATCGCCGGCCAGGTCGAGCCGCGTTTTCTCTCCACCACTGGAGACGAATCGATAATGCTTCTTGTCGCTGACGTCGCCCGTACGTTGCCTCCGCTGGCTGTGAAGGACTTGCTATCCATCGGG GTATGTGTGCGGTGCATCTTTCGACTTTTTGGTGTTTCCGAGTGTTTTTACTCTTGCTCCTTCCTCTCACCATTAATCCTGTTTGCGGCTCTTGGAAAAGTAATGGGTTTAGATGGAGTTATGGGAGATAATGTTTCCAAAGCAAATAAGGAACCGAGTAATCAACATTCTTTTGGAGAATCAGAATTGGAGCCTAATCCATGCAGAATTTGTCTAGGCATCTTACAATTTTCTTATTGTGATGACAAAGGGACAGTTGTAAAAAGGGTTTGTGCCAACGACTTTGCTGTATTAATTGCTGAAGTGGTAAAGCAAGAAGGCCATCAGATTGaaaatttttctcttgaaatcTCTATACCAACTACTGTCATGGAGAATGAACAAGCAGTTcg gttGTATATGAAAGGGAAGTATGATTCTGAATCTTGGTTAGAGAAGTTTCTTTCTGAACAAATTTCTGCCAAAGATTTCTTGAAGTTATCTGTTACAGCTCCCTTAGAAATATTATTGGTAATTTCAGATTCCCTTCGCTATTCTGCTGGTTTTGCTGTCTCATTTCATAATGTACAAATGCTGAAAGAGCCATGGAAAAAGCTCCTTATTTGGATTGCAATGA TCTTGCAGGATACGAACTCTAGTCTTGGTAGCTCTTTTCGCATTCGTTTGACATATACCCACTCTGAGGAGTCAATAAAGGTTCAGTCTTTCACAGGGAAGAAAGAATGCAACAAGAGAAGGAAAATAG CTGGCATGGAGCATTCTGATTCTGCCAGCAGTGAAGAAAATGTGAGCAATAGGTCTTTCAATGGGTTGCACAATCACGACTCTACAGATTCTCAAAAATTCCAATTTGAGAAG GTCTGCCGACTCTGCTGTTTGACAATTCTTTGCTATAGGACTCCTGTCTACATTGGTGGGAGGTACCTGAAG TATTCACGCAATGTGAGTCAGACTCGTTGGATAATTGATGATGAGAGAATGGGAGAAGCATCTGTTGAG GAGATAATTGCCTGCAACATCCTTCCTATATGTCGGGGCGATAGTTACAAGTTCCATGCTGCTGGTAGAGAAGACATTGAT GTCCGCATGTTAGGCTCAGGTCGCCCTTTCTTAGTTGAGATTCAAAATGCACGCCATGTTCCTTCCGAGATGTCCATAAAAGAAATAGAAGGGAAAATAAATAGCCTGGAAAAGAAGCTG GTTAGAGTAAAAAATATCAAGGTCTTGGGTAGCCAGGGATGGAGCCTGATGCGTGAAGGAGAAGCAGAGAAACAG AAGCAATATGTTGCACTTGTTTGGATTTCACAGTCACTTGAGAATGATGACTTGAAGACCCTATCTTCACTAAAGGACATG
- the LOC127808451 gene encoding uncharacterized protein LOC127808451 isoform X7 yields MASENEAAPLQKAIAGQVEPRFLSTTGDESIMLLVADVARTLPPLAVKDLLSIGVCVRCIFRLFGVSECFYSCSFLSPLILFAALGKVMGLDGVMGDNVSKANKEPSNQHSFGESELEPNPCRICLGILQFSYCDDKGTVVKRVCANDFAVLIAEVVKQEGHQIENFSLEISIPTTVMENEQAVRLYMKGKYDSESWLEKFLSEQISAKDFLKLSVTAPLEILLVISDSLRYSAGFAVSFHNVQMLKEPWKKLLIWIAMILQDTNSSLGSSFRIRLTYTHSEESIKVQSFTGKKECNKRRKIAGMEHSDSASSEENVSNRSFNGLHNHDSTDSQKFQFEKVCRLCCLTILCYRTPVYIGGRYLKYSRNVSQTRWIIDDERMGEASVEEIIACNILPICRGDSYKFHAAGREDIDVRMLGSGRPFLVEIQNARHVPSEMSIKEIEGKINSLEKKLVRVKNIKVLGSQGWSLMREGEAEKQSLENDDLKTLSSLKDMGSIVRSSL; encoded by the exons ATGGCCAGTGAGAACGAAGCAGCTCCTCTGCAGAAAGCTATCGCCGGCCAGGTCGAGCCGCGTTTTCTCTCCACCACTGGAGACGAATCGATAATGCTTCTTGTCGCTGACGTCGCCCGTACGTTGCCTCCGCTGGCTGTGAAGGACTTGCTATCCATCGGG GTATGTGTGCGGTGCATCTTTCGACTTTTTGGTGTTTCCGAGTGTTTTTACTCTTGCTCCTTCCTCTCACCATTAATCCTGTTTGCGGCTCTTGGAAAAGTAATGGGTTTAGATGGAGTTATGGGAGATAATGTTTCCAAAGCAAATAAGGAACCGAGTAATCAACATTCTTTTGGAGAATCAGAATTGGAGCCTAATCCATGCAGAATTTGTCTAGGCATCTTACAATTTTCTTATTGTGATGACAAAGGGACAGTTGTAAAAAGGGTTTGTGCCAACGACTTTGCTGTATTAATTGCTGAAGTGGTAAAGCAAGAAGGCCATCAGATTGaaaatttttctcttgaaatcTCTATACCAACTACTGTCATGGAGAATGAACAAGCAGTTcg gttGTATATGAAAGGGAAGTATGATTCTGAATCTTGGTTAGAGAAGTTTCTTTCTGAACAAATTTCTGCCAAAGATTTCTTGAAGTTATCTGTTACAGCTCCCTTAGAAATATTATTGGTAATTTCAGATTCCCTTCGCTATTCTGCTGGTTTTGCTGTCTCATTTCATAATGTACAAATGCTGAAAGAGCCATGGAAAAAGCTCCTTATTTGGATTGCAATGA TCTTGCAGGATACGAACTCTAGTCTTGGTAGCTCTTTTCGCATTCGTTTGACATATACCCACTCTGAGGAGTCAATAAAGGTTCAGTCTTTCACAGGGAAGAAAGAATGCAACAAGAGAAGGAAAATAG CTGGCATGGAGCATTCTGATTCTGCCAGCAGTGAAGAAAATGTGAGCAATAGGTCTTTCAATGGGTTGCACAATCACGACTCTACAGATTCTCAAAAATTCCAATTTGAGAAG GTCTGCCGACTCTGCTGTTTGACAATTCTTTGCTATAGGACTCCTGTCTACATTGGTGGGAGGTACCTGAAG TATTCACGCAATGTGAGTCAGACTCGTTGGATAATTGATGATGAGAGAATGGGAGAAGCATCTGTTGAG GAGATAATTGCCTGCAACATCCTTCCTATATGTCGGGGCGATAGTTACAAGTTCCATGCTGCTGGTAGAGAAGACATTGAT GTCCGCATGTTAGGCTCAGGTCGCCCTTTCTTAGTTGAGATTCAAAATGCACGCCATGTTCCTTCCGAGATGTCCATAAAAGAAATAGAAGGGAAAATAAATAGCCTGGAAAAGAAGCTG GTTAGAGTAAAAAATATCAAGGTCTTGGGTAGCCAGGGATGGAGCCTGATGCGTGAAGGAGAAGCAGAGAAACAG TCACTTGAGAATGATGACTTGAAGACCCTATCTTCACTAAAGGACATG
- the LOC127808605 gene encoding uncharacterized protein LOC127808605 → MTSSLVKCRVFPATLGDIPLAWFRSLPPRSICSWEECQRRFLNQYRVLRRQLVPPCHLATVLQRTNESLNDYIARFSHEVSNIEDPSDESILTAISAGLRQDLKLYESIYRTPVKDLGEFYERAAKEIRWEEAFGSKKLARKKEETGGSNQDKKRNNGSNGREAQGDRSNNQDFERACKVKREERS, encoded by the coding sequence ATGACCAGCTCATTGGTCAAGTGTCGCGTCTTTCCAGCGACCTTGGGGGATATTCCCCTAGCTTGGTTTAGGAGCCTTCCACCTCGTAGCATTTGTAGTTGGGAAGAGTGTCAGCGGAGGTTTCTTAATCAGTATAGGGTGTTGAGAAGGCAGCTCGTCCCACCGTGTCACCTCGCCACGGTGTTACAAAGGACAAATGAGTCATTGAATGACTACATTGCCAGGTTCAGCCACGAAGTGAGCAATATTGAAGATCCCTCCGATGAAAGCATTTTGACTGCGATCTCTGCAGGCCTCCGCCAAGATTTGAAACTCTATGAAAGCATCTATAGGACTCCTGTTAAAGATTTGGgtgaattctatgaacgagctgcTAAGGAGATTCGATGGGAAGAGGCATTTGGCTCGAAAAAGCTTGCCAGGAAGAAAGAGGAGACTGGAGGCTCCAACCAGGACAAGAAAAGGAATAACGGAAGCAATGGAAGGGAAGCTCAAGGAGATCGCTCGAACAATCAGGACTTTGAGCGAGCTTGCAAGGTGAAGAGGGAGGAGCGATCTTAG